The Pogona vitticeps strain Pit_001003342236 chromosome 6, PviZW2.1, whole genome shotgun sequence genome contains a region encoding:
- the LOC110078511 gene encoding beta-2-glycoprotein 1, with product MSKCSSLLLLPLLLVLSLFFTEGSGQTRARNLTDPKCPPRNKNFAGTTGHICQKSCERRRCARSRNCLCDGHCGLSCISAGLSCPWPVKIQNAETQLAQESNMFGDFMKVVCKPGFRMADGEDRAMSRCQGDGNWSFTAPCTDVLDLSYFCTPPPKIENGFHEDGLFTIGKEVRYWCDYGYRLEGASSLFCQENKEWSHPAPTCHSVNCSRPPNVAQATLVAVHQSEYPVGTVIYYLCKKDFYLDGSNRVVCLENGSWSQLPYCRARCHITAQRSRVVYHGRKLWINEIPDGLVHHGEIVRFFCRSQNKTCSFKAESRCFDGVLPLPDCYDEPTYLQYHFFPKRVVSEMPSC from the exons ATGTCTAAGTGTTCCTCACTGTTACTGCTGCCACTGCTCCtggttctttctttattcttcacAGAAGGCTCTGGACAAACGAGAG CCAGGAATTTGACTGATCCCAAATGTCCACCCCGGAACAAGAACTTTGCAGGAACGACAGGACACATATGCCAGAAGAGCTGTGAACGCCGTAGATGCGCAAGAAGCAGGAACTGCCTATGTGATGGACACTGTGGATTGAGCTGCATTTCTGCAG GCTTGAGTTGTCCTTGGCCAGTGAAAATTCAAAATGCTGAGACACAACTGGCCCAGGAATCTAATATGTTTGGGGACTTCATGAAAGTGGTATGTAAACCTGGATTCAGAATGGCTGATGGGGAGGACAGAGCCATGAGTCGCTGCCAAGGAGATGGGAACTGGAGCTTCACTGCACCTTGTACAG atgttcttgatctctcatatttttGCACACCTCCACCAAAGATTGAAAATGGATTCCATGAAGATGGCCTTTTTACCATAGGGAAGGAAGTGCGTTACTGGTGTGATTATGG ATACCGTCTAGAAGGGGCCAGCTCTCtcttttgccaagagaacaaggaATGGTCACATCCAGCTCCAACCTGTCACT CTGTTAACTGCTCCCGTCCCCCCAATGTTGCTCAGGCAACCCTAGTTGCTGTGCACCAGTCTGAATATCCAGTGGGAACCGTGATCTATTACTTGTGTAAAAAGGACTTCTACTTGGATGGCTCCAACAGAGTTGTCTGCCTGGAGAATGGAAGCTGGTCCCAACTACCCTACTGTAGAG CTCGCTGTCACATCACTGCCCAGAGGAGTCGGGTGGTCTACCATGGGCGCAAGCTCTGGATCAATGAGATTCCAGATGGTTTGGTCCATCATGGTGAAATTGTCAGATTTTTTTGCCGTAGTCAGAACAAGACATGTAGTTTTAAGGCAGAGAGCCGCTGTTTCGATGGTGTCTTGCCGTTGCCTGACTGCTATGATG AGCCCACCTATTTGCAATATCACTTTTTCCCCAAAAGAGTTGTGTCTGAAATGCCATCTTGTTGA